CACCTGGCCGTCGGCGCGCGCCCCCAGCCGCACCCGCCGCTCCTCCACCCGGGCTCCACCTCCATCGGCCGCCCCCGTCACCACGAAGACGCGTCCCTCCTCCGGCGGGGGCTCCAGGAGGCCGTCGTCGGCGCCAGTCCCGGAGCCGCCCTGCGCGCTGGAGAGGCCACTCCCCGCATCGGGTTGGTCCACCCGGAGGGCCGATTCGAGCACCAGCAGTCTTTCCTCTCCTCCATTGTCGAGCTGGACCCGGGCGAGCAGCCCGCTGCCAATGCGGCCCTCGGGGTTGTCCAGCACCACCTCCACGGGCACCAGCCGGCTCAGCGGGTCCGCCTGGGGCGACACACGTGTCACCGTGCCGGTGAAGGCGGTGTCTCCCAGGGCGTCCAGGCGCACGGGCACCCGTTGTCCCGGCTTCACGCGGGAGAGCTCCAGCTCGGACACGGAGAGCGCCACCTCCACCTGGGAGAAGTCCCCCACGCGCAGCACCTCGTTCCCCGCCAGCACCAGGTCTCCCACCGTGTGGAACCGCTCCACCACCCGCCCATTCACGGGCGAGCGCAGGCTGGCGAACGAGCGTCGCTCCCGCGCCGCCGCGAGCAGCGCCGCCTGCGCCCTCACCCGCGCCCTCGCCGCCGCCACGAGGCTCTGTTGCGTGCGCACCTGCTGGGCGGCCGCGCGGACCGCCTGCCGCGCCGTGCGGGCCTCGGTGGTGCGCTGCTCCGCCTCCTGGCGGCTGGCGATGCCTCGTCTGGCCAGCCGCTCGTAACGCCGCGCCTCCACCTGCGCCTGCGCCTGCGCGAGCCGCGACTGTTCCAGCGCGCTCCGGGCCTGGGCGACGCCCGCCTCCGCGCTCGCCACCTGCGAGCGGGCCTCGGCCAGCCCCGCCTCCGTCTCGTGCACCTCCGCGTCCAGGAGCGCCGTGCTCAGCCTTCCCAGCTCCTGGCCCTCCTTCACGGCGTCTCCCACGTCCACCGCGAGCTTCTCCAGGTGTCCCTCCACCCGCGCGCGCACCGCCACCAGCTCCACGGGTTGCGTCGGGCCCACCAACGTGAGGGGCGCGCGCAGCCGTCCGAGCCGCGCCTCCTTCACGTCCACCGCCACCGCTCCATTGCCCCCGTCGCGTCCGCCCCCGCCTCCCTCCGGCTCGCGGGTACACGCCGCTTGCACCAGCAGGAGCGCGAGCCCCGCGCACACCCCCCGGAGTGGGCTCCTCCCACCCGTCACAGAGGACATTCGGCCTCCACCATGAGCGCCTCCACACGCGCCTGCACCAGGTCCAGCTCGCGCAGGGCAAGCGTGCGCTCCGCCTCGCGCAGTTCCTCCGCGCTCTGCACCAGCTCCAGGCTGGTGGCCACTCCCTCCCGGAAGGCCTCCTGGGTGAGTGTGTCCGTCTGGGACGCCGCATCCCGCGCGCGCCGGGCCGCTACCCTCAGCGCCTCCGCCAGTGCCACGCCCCGGCGCGCCCTCGCCACCT
This is a stretch of genomic DNA from Archangium violaceum. It encodes these proteins:
- a CDS encoding efflux RND transporter periplasmic adaptor subunit, with amino-acid sequence MSSVTGGRSPLRGVCAGLALLLVQAACTREPEGGGGGRDGGNGAVAVDVKEARLGRLRAPLTLVGPTQPVELVAVRARVEGHLEKLAVDVGDAVKEGQELGRLSTALLDAEVHETEAGLAEARSQVASAEAGVAQARSALEQSRLAQAQAQVEARRYERLARRGIASRQEAEQRTTEARTARQAVRAAAQQVRTQQSLVAAARARVRAQAALLAAARERRSFASLRSPVNGRVVERFHTVGDLVLAGNEVLRVGDFSQVEVALSVSELELSRVKPGQRVPVRLDALGDTAFTGTVTRVSPQADPLSRLVPVEVVLDNPEGRIGSGLLARVQLDNGGEERLLVLESALRVDQPDAGSGLSSAQGGSGTGADDGLLEPPPEEGRVFVVTGAADGGGARVEERRVRLGARADGQVEILSGLREGERVVVRGERPLSTGTEVRPSALSDGLAPEGGTGGGRE